In Methylotenera mobilis JLW8, the following are encoded in one genomic region:
- the ntrC gene encoding nitrogen regulation protein NR(I) produces MKPIWIIDDDKSIRWVFEKALARTDLEFKTFPSVVEALNALDHEQPQVVVSDIRMPNGSGLDLLSEIKRRHPDIPVIIMTAYSDLESAVAAFQGGAFEYLAKPFDVDQAIDIIKRAVEESTRQASESGFSSVAEDTPEIIGQAPSMQEVFRAIGRLSRSHATVLINGESGSGKELVARALHRHSPRADKPFIAINTAAIPKDLLESELFGHERGAFTGAAAGRRGRFEQADTGTLFLDEIGDMPADLQTRLLRVLSDGQFYRVGGHQPIKVNVRIIAATHQDLEERVKNGLFREDLFHRLNVIRLRLPALRERREDIPLLIKHFLQHSATELGVEAKQPSVAALKFLSAVNWSGNVRQLENVCHWLTVMAPGQNIDIADLPPELKQDGNKVDSNGSWQEALAAEVTDALNRGEQNVLESRTQIFERILIEKALEHTHGRRIEAATQLGMGRNTLTRKIQELGIEE; encoded by the coding sequence ATGAAACCAATCTGGATTATTGACGACGACAAATCTATTCGCTGGGTCTTTGAAAAAGCACTCGCCCGCACCGATCTTGAGTTCAAAACCTTCCCCTCAGTGGTAGAGGCACTCAACGCACTAGACCACGAACAGCCACAAGTTGTTGTCAGTGATATCCGCATGCCTAACGGCTCAGGTTTAGACCTGCTGAGTGAGATTAAGCGCAGGCACCCAGACATTCCGGTGATTATTATGACGGCATATTCAGACTTGGAAAGTGCGGTAGCAGCATTCCAGGGCGGTGCGTTTGAATACTTAGCCAAGCCTTTTGATGTTGACCAGGCAATTGATATCATCAAACGCGCTGTGGAAGAAAGCACCAGACAAGCCTCCGAAAGTGGCTTCAGTTCAGTAGCGGAAGACACGCCTGAAATCATTGGCCAAGCACCATCCATGCAAGAGGTTTTCAGGGCCATTGGCCGCTTAAGCCGCTCACATGCTACCGTACTGATTAACGGTGAGTCTGGCAGCGGCAAAGAGCTGGTTGCTCGCGCATTACATCGCCACAGCCCGCGCGCAGATAAACCGTTTATTGCCATTAACACCGCGGCTATCCCCAAAGACTTATTAGAGTCAGAGCTATTTGGTCATGAGCGTGGCGCATTTACCGGCGCTGCTGCCGGCCGCCGCGGACGCTTTGAGCAAGCAGACACGGGCACCCTGTTTTTAGATGAAATCGGCGACATGCCAGCCGATCTACAAACGCGCTTATTACGTGTGCTGAGTGACGGCCAGTTTTACCGTGTTGGCGGCCATCAGCCAATTAAAGTCAACGTACGCATCATTGCCGCAACCCACCAAGACTTGGAAGAGCGTGTTAAAAACGGCCTCTTCCGCGAAGACTTATTTCACCGCCTCAACGTGATTCGCCTACGCCTGCCAGCACTGCGTGAGCGCCGTGAAGACATCCCATTACTGATTAAGCACTTCCTGCAACACAGCGCCACCGAACTGGGTGTAGAGGCAAAACAACCCTCGGTTGCTGCACTTAAATTCCTCAGCGCAGTCAACTGGAGCGGAAACGTACGCCAACTAGAGAACGTATGTCACTGGCTCACCGTGATGGCACCAGGCCAAAATATTGACATTGCAGACCTACCGCCAGAGCTAAAACAAGATGGCAATAAAGTAGACTCAAACGGCTCATGGCAAGAAGCACTTGCAGCAGAGGTAACTGACGCGCTCAATCGTGGTGAGCAAAATGTACTGGAATCTCGCACTCAAATCTTTGAGCGCATCTTAATTGAAAAGGCACTAGAGCACACCCACGGCCGCCGCATTGAAGCCGCCACCCAACTCGGCATGGGGCGTAACACACTCACACGGAAGATTCAGGAGCTTGGGATTGAAGAGTAG
- a CDS encoding DUF6445 family protein has product MNLYPVTVISDFYENPDEIRRYALSQKYTYCHEMKDVGYVFPGCRTKDLRDISTSLYDKVCKKIISVFHIPEHDVMRWQVSTSFQIVCAEYGSGLIHQDQNTVFAGVLYLTPDAPLDAGTSLFKKNSSYDDELYWKTIKENDENFKSKSPIDFSYHSMFDEVVRVNNVYNTLILFEGDIHHCANQFFGDNNHNARLAQVFFINKIDANKQSSFPLLRAKSQLI; this is encoded by the coding sequence ATGAATTTATATCCAGTGACAGTGATTAGTGATTTTTATGAGAATCCTGATGAAATCAGGAGGTATGCGCTTTCTCAGAAATATACCTATTGTCATGAAATGAAAGATGTTGGTTATGTCTTTCCTGGATGTCGTACTAAAGATTTACGTGATATCAGTACCTCGCTTTATGATAAGGTTTGTAAGAAAATAATCAGTGTCTTTCATATACCAGAACATGATGTGATGCGTTGGCAAGTTAGCACTAGTTTTCAAATTGTGTGCGCTGAGTATGGTTCGGGTTTGATTCATCAAGACCAAAATACGGTGTTTGCAGGTGTGCTGTATTTAACACCTGATGCGCCTTTGGATGCAGGAACATCTTTGTTTAAAAAGAATTCTTCGTATGACGATGAGTTGTATTGGAAGACAATTAAAGAGAATGACGAGAACTTTAAGAGTAAGTCACCCATAGACTTTAGTTACCACAGTATGTTTGACGAGGTGGTAAGGGTTAATAACGTATATAACACCTTAATTTTATTTGAGGGCGATATTCATCACTGCGCTAACCAGTTTTTTGGAGATAATAACCATAATGCGCGCCTAGCGCAGGTGTTTTTTATTAACAAAATTGACGCGAATAAGCAAAGTTCATTTCCTTTATTGCGGGCTAAAAGTCAGCTAATCTGA
- a CDS encoding porin produces the protein MKTTIKLAVASALVAAASSAQAGIMIPAGDWTLDIGGVVNAYYTTTKYSGDNGGTAALGLGNGDAASSNNITTGLLPNYLSVSGKTRQNDLDVGFTISLNPGASTKASGNQAAQQENRQAFLTFGDKSWGTIKLGKDLGIYASDAILNDMTLLGVGGGAGSLAGNTTTLGRIGSGFMYADWKSQVAYSSPNFNGFSFTVGLTQGWDAVADAEGAGISSLKSTGRSGASSAYEGKASYEWAGDVAGKVWASGIYQKVSGFAGAPGADNAQAFDIGTTVNVAGFGLTGYYGKGDGIGQTFQLRNGFDANGKSRDSDQWYVQGTYTLPGVGTKLGVSYGESTLDGNRSADTWKDLTDSMWTVGAYHPLTKHLNLVAEYSESERDLDNRAAADVKAKAKTISLGAILFF, from the coding sequence ATGAAAACAACAATTAAATTAGCAGTTGCTTCAGCTTTAGTAGCTGCAGCTTCAAGCGCACAAGCTGGTATCATGATTCCAGCTGGTGATTGGACATTGGACATCGGCGGTGTTGTAAACGCTTACTACACAACTACTAAATACAGTGGTGACAACGGCGGTACAGCTGCTTTAGGTCTAGGTAACGGTGATGCTGCATCATCAAACAACATCACTACAGGTTTGTTGCCAAACTACTTATCAGTTTCTGGTAAAACACGTCAAAACGACTTAGACGTTGGTTTCACAATCAGCTTGAATCCAGGTGCATCAACAAAAGCTTCAGGTAACCAAGCAGCACAACAAGAAAATCGTCAAGCATTCTTGACATTCGGCGACAAATCATGGGGTACTATCAAGTTAGGTAAAGATCTAGGTATCTACGCATCTGACGCTATCTTGAACGACATGACATTGTTAGGCGTTGGTGGTGGTGCTGGTTCACTAGCTGGCAACACAACAACATTGGGCCGTATCGGTTCAGGTTTCATGTATGCTGACTGGAAATCACAAGTTGCTTACTCATCACCAAACTTCAATGGCTTCAGCTTCACAGTTGGTTTGACACAAGGTTGGGATGCTGTTGCTGATGCTGAAGGCGCTGGCATTTCTAGCTTAAAAAGCACTGGTCGTAGTGGCGCATCATCAGCATACGAAGGTAAAGCTTCTTATGAGTGGGCTGGCGACGTAGCTGGTAAAGTTTGGGCTTCTGGTATCTACCAAAAAGTATCTGGCTTTGCAGGTGCTCCAGGTGCTGACAACGCTCAAGCATTCGACATCGGTACTACAGTTAACGTAGCTGGTTTCGGTTTAACTGGTTACTACGGTAAAGGCGACGGTATCGGTCAAACATTCCAATTACGTAACGGTTTTGATGCAAACGGTAAATCACGTGATTCAGACCAGTGGTACGTACAAGGTACATACACACTTCCAGGTGTAGGTACTAAATTGGGCGTTTCATACGGCGAGTCAACTTTAGACGGCAACCGTTCTGCTGACACATGGAAAGATCTTACAGATTCTATGTGGACAGTTGGTGCTTACCACCCACTTACAAAACACTTGAACTTGGTTGCTGAGTACTCAGAATCTGAGCGCGATTTAGACAACCGTGCAGCAGCTGATGTTAAAGCTAAAGCAAAAACTATCTCTTTAGGCGCTATCTTATTCTTCTAG
- a CDS encoding deoxyguanosinetriphosphate triphosphohydrolase, whose product MNTLAPYAANPDQSIGRHHAEPASSTRNAFQRDRDRIIHSTAFRRLEYKTQVFVNHEGDLFRTRLTHSLEVAQMARGIARTLHLHEDLTEAIALAHDLGHTPFGHAGQDALNDCMRDYGGFEHNLQSLRVVDQLEQRYAEFDGLNLTFEVREGILKHCSIRNAKQLGDVGVRFIEKTSPSLEAQLTNYADEIAYNNHDIDDGLRSGLISIEQLSTVELFAQNLAEVKVKYPVLEQKRLLHETIRRMINTLVVDLCTQSAQNIAQHQPDSIADIRLLPQLIGFSEGVAKQNLELKQFLRKNLYQHYKVNRMSAKAVRIVRELFACFYENTGLLPNEFQVYAEIDKARAVADYIAGMTDRFAIREHRKLFTVEEYL is encoded by the coding sequence ATGAATACTCTCGCTCCTTATGCTGCCAATCCAGATCAATCTATAGGGCGGCACCATGCTGAGCCCGCTTCGTCAACGCGCAATGCGTTTCAGCGTGACCGTGACCGTATCATTCACTCCACAGCCTTCCGTCGCCTGGAATATAAAACGCAGGTATTTGTAAACCATGAAGGTGATTTGTTCCGTACACGCTTGACGCATAGCCTAGAGGTTGCGCAAATGGCACGCGGCATTGCTCGCACCTTGCATCTGCATGAAGACCTCACCGAGGCCATCGCGCTGGCGCATGACCTTGGCCATACACCGTTTGGACATGCTGGGCAGGATGCGCTGAATGACTGTATGCGAGATTACGGTGGCTTTGAGCATAACTTGCAGTCGCTGCGTGTAGTCGATCAGTTGGAGCAGCGTTATGCGGAGTTTGATGGCTTAAATCTCACGTTTGAAGTAAGAGAGGGCATACTTAAGCATTGTTCCATTAGAAATGCCAAGCAACTTGGTGATGTAGGTGTGCGCTTTATCGAAAAAACCAGCCCTAGCTTAGAGGCGCAGCTGACAAACTACGCAGACGAGATTGCTTATAACAATCATGATATTGATGATGGCTTGCGTTCTGGTTTGATCAGTATTGAGCAATTGTCTACAGTGGAGCTGTTTGCGCAAAATCTAGCCGAGGTTAAGGTGAAATATCCGGTGTTGGAGCAAAAGCGTCTGCTGCATGAAACCATACGTCGCATGATTAATACTTTGGTAGTGGATCTATGTACGCAAAGTGCACAAAATATCGCACAACACCAGCCTGACAGTATTGCCGATATCAGGCTACTACCACAGTTAATCGGTTTTAGTGAGGGTGTAGCTAAGCAAAACCTGGAACTTAAGCAGTTCTTACGTAAAAACTTATACCAGCACTATAAAGTAAATCGTATGAGTGCAAAGGCTGTCCGCATCGTACGCGAGCTGTTTGCCTGTTTTTATGAAAATACAGGCCTACTGCCAAACGAGTTTCAAGTATATGCAGAAATTGATAAAGCGCGTGCGGTAGCTGACTATATCGCTGGGATGACAGATCGCTTTGCTATCAGAGAGCACCGCAAGCTGTTTACAGTAGAAGAGTACCTCTAG
- the aroB gene encoding 3-dehydroquinate synthase, with protein MQTLKVELANRSYPIYIGRSLISNAELILPHLKRKHVAIVTNTTVAQLYLETLSNALQDAGVKVIPIILPDGEAYKNSETLNLIYDALLQNRCERSTTLIALGGGVIGDLTGYAAATYLRGVPFIQIPTTLLSQVDSSVGGKTGINHPLGKNMIGAFYQPQVVLADIDTLQTLPAREFSAGMAEVIKYGLIRDAEFFDWLELHIEQLMVLDEQAITEAIYRSCKNKADVVARDEHETGERALLNLGHTFGHAIENAMGYGVWLHGEAVGAGTMMAADLSQRMGWLTADEVRRIHQLLTAAKLPLDAPKLGVEKYLHLMQLDKKVADGKIRLVLQQAIGKSVITSDYDAEKLKQTLSLKSD; from the coding sequence ATGCAAACACTAAAAGTAGAATTAGCGAATAGAAGCTACCCAATCTATATTGGGCGCTCACTTATCTCCAATGCAGAGCTGATATTGCCGCATTTAAAGCGTAAACATGTGGCAATTGTAACCAATACAACGGTGGCGCAGCTCTACCTTGAGACTTTAAGTAATGCGCTGCAGGATGCGGGTGTGAAGGTAATCCCAATTATATTGCCGGATGGCGAGGCGTATAAGAACAGTGAAACACTGAATTTAATCTATGACGCATTGCTGCAAAATCGCTGTGAACGCAGCACTACTTTAATTGCCCTGGGTGGAGGGGTGATAGGTGACTTGACTGGTTATGCAGCGGCTACCTACTTACGTGGTGTCCCTTTTATACAGATTCCAACCACCTTGCTATCTCAGGTGGATTCATCCGTGGGCGGGAAAACTGGCATCAATCATCCGCTAGGTAAGAACATGATAGGCGCGTTTTACCAACCACAAGTAGTGTTAGCAGATATAGATACGCTGCAAACTTTACCTGCGCGCGAGTTCTCAGCAGGGATGGCTGAGGTGATTAAGTATGGCCTGATTAGGGATGCTGAGTTTTTTGATTGGTTAGAGTTGCACATCGAGCAATTGATGGTATTAGATGAACAGGCAATCACCGAGGCTATCTATCGCTCGTGCAAAAATAAAGCAGACGTAGTTGCACGCGATGAGCACGAAACGGGTGAAAGGGCATTGCTGAACTTAGGTCATACATTTGGGCATGCCATAGAAAATGCCATGGGCTACGGCGTATGGCTCCACGGTGAGGCTGTGGGTGCCGGCACCATGATGGCTGCCGATTTGTCTCAACGCATGGGTTGGCTGACGGCCGACGAGGTGAGGCGGATTCATCAACTGTTAACTGCTGCTAAGTTGCCCTTAGATGCGCCAAAATTAGGTGTGGAGAAGTATTTGCACTTAATGCAGTTGGATAAGAAAGTAGCCGATGGAAAGATTCGACTGGTATTACAACAAGCGATTGGTAAGTCAGTAATTACCAGTGATTATGATGCCGAAAAGCTAAAACAAACGCTTTCTTTAAAATCTGATTAA
- a CDS encoding shikimate kinase: MGAGKTTIGRMLSKQLDKEFYDSDVEIERRTGVKIPLIFELEGEGGFRKRETLALEELCQLDNMIMATGGGAVLMPENRVLLKNSGKIIYLRGKVNDLYQRTRHDKTRPLLQGGNMKQKLERLYLERDPIYTSLADYIVDTGAQSALEITSYIEDLLKK; the protein is encoded by the coding sequence ATGGGTGCTGGTAAAACCACCATAGGACGCATGCTATCCAAGCAGCTAGATAAGGAGTTTTATGATTCTGATGTTGAAATCGAGCGTAGAACTGGCGTGAAAATTCCGCTTATTTTTGAGTTGGAGGGTGAGGGCGGCTTTCGTAAACGTGAGACGCTGGCGCTAGAAGAGCTTTGTCAGCTGGATAATATGATTATGGCAACAGGCGGTGGTGCGGTGCTGATGCCTGAGAATCGCGTCTTGTTAAAAAATAGTGGGAAGATTATATACCTGCGCGGCAAGGTCAATGATTTATACCAGCGCACCCGACATGATAAAACCAGGCCTTTGCTGCAAGGTGGCAATATGAAGCAAAAGTTAGAGCGTTTGTATTTAGAGCGAGATCCTATCTACACTAGTCTAGCCGATTACATTGTAGATACTGGCGCCCAGTCTGCACTTGAGATTACAAGTTATATTGAAGATTTATTGAAAAAGTAA
- the pilQ gene encoding type IV pilus secretin PilQ: protein MKTNIWISKLLQATMLLGLALGSAFAVAEDQAGLTNKIESVDYSTLPGGRVSIRVKTTQPLANPPAGFTLNNPSRIALDFPKVGNGLAKNNIPADAGALKSVTLAQGKDRTRMVLNLSKNVGYSATAKGNEVTILLQANEAVAGAGVETKFSEPVLGNKAVSINNVDFVRGKNGEGRIIVDLSDASAGINIKQKGKTIEVDFINTDVPANLQRRLNVINFNTPVLYVDTIKQGKNGRMTIEPKGNWEQSAYQADKKFIIDVRQVVEDPNKLVRGSKPGYAGEKLSLNFQNIEVRAVLQVIADFTGLNIITSDTVTGNLTLRLKDVPWDQALEIIMQSKGLDKRKNGNVILVAPADEIAAKEKQAFESQQQIDDVEPMRTEVFTLKYMKAEALKNILSDPKQKILSKRGNAVLDPRTNTVFVQDTPKYLEQVQAIINKTDIPVKQVMIESRLVIADDKYSKALGARLGVTQVGTPGSSVGTLSGTLGNRPTSVSTTGVVTQGTHNGAVQTTLTNGGVFTSSDGQPDLMSNLAVANAAGSIAYSIYNVAAGLLLNLELTAMETDQRGKIVSSPRVITANQHKAKIAAGTEIPYLQASSSGATNVAFKPAVLSLEVTPQITPDEKIIMELDIKKDKVGQIFNGVPSIDTQNINTQVLVGNGETAVLGGIFEQIERDDVSKVPFFGDLPLFGNLFKKKTRQNDKTELLIFITPKIVDERLTLQ, encoded by the coding sequence ATGAAAACGAATATTTGGATATCAAAACTTTTGCAGGCCACTATGCTGCTTGGCTTGGCTCTAGGTTCAGCATTTGCTGTCGCTGAAGACCAGGCTGGGTTAACCAATAAAATTGAAAGTGTCGACTATTCAACGTTACCTGGCGGACGTGTGAGTATACGTGTAAAAACCACACAGCCATTAGCAAATCCGCCGGCAGGTTTTACGCTTAATAATCCTTCTCGTATTGCACTGGATTTTCCCAAAGTTGGTAATGGCTTAGCCAAAAATAATATTCCAGCAGATGCTGGTGCACTTAAAAGTGTTACATTGGCGCAGGGTAAAGATCGTACCCGTATGGTGCTTAACTTATCAAAGAACGTAGGTTATAGCGCCACCGCAAAAGGTAATGAGGTGACAATACTTCTGCAGGCGAACGAGGCGGTTGCAGGGGCTGGTGTTGAGACTAAATTCTCTGAGCCTGTTTTGGGTAACAAGGCGGTCTCCATCAATAACGTAGATTTTGTGCGTGGAAAGAATGGCGAGGGTCGTATTATTGTTGATTTGTCAGATGCCTCAGCTGGTATTAACATCAAGCAAAAAGGTAAAACTATTGAAGTTGACTTTATTAACACGGATGTACCAGCTAATTTGCAACGTCGTCTGAATGTGATCAATTTCAATACACCAGTACTCTATGTGGATACGATAAAGCAGGGTAAAAATGGGCGAATGACCATTGAGCCTAAGGGTAATTGGGAACAATCTGCATATCAGGCAGATAAAAAATTCATTATTGATGTGCGTCAGGTGGTAGAAGATCCAAACAAGCTAGTGCGTGGCTCAAAACCTGGCTATGCTGGTGAGAAGCTGTCTTTGAATTTCCAAAATATTGAAGTACGCGCAGTATTGCAAGTGATTGCGGACTTTACAGGTTTGAATATCATTACCAGTGACACCGTAACAGGTAACCTGACCCTGCGCCTTAAAGATGTGCCTTGGGATCAGGCGCTTGAGATTATTATGCAAAGTAAAGGCTTGGATAAGCGCAAGAATGGTAATGTGATTTTAGTAGCTCCTGCGGACGAAATTGCTGCAAAAGAAAAGCAAGCGTTTGAGAGTCAACAACAGATTGATGATGTTGAGCCTATGCGCACCGAGGTGTTTACTTTGAAATATATGAAAGCGGAGGCTTTAAAAAATATTTTAAGTGATCCTAAGCAGAAGATTTTATCTAAGCGTGGGAATGCAGTGCTGGATCCACGCACCAACACCGTGTTTGTGCAGGATACACCTAAGTATTTAGAGCAGGTGCAAGCTATAATTAATAAGACAGATATACCAGTCAAACAGGTGATGATTGAGTCGCGTCTGGTGATTGCTGATGATAAGTACAGCAAGGCGCTAGGTGCTAGATTGGGTGTTACTCAGGTAGGCACTCCTGGTAGTAGCGTAGGTACATTAAGTGGAACTTTGGGCAATCGGCCAACTTCAGTATCAACTACTGGCGTGGTCACACAGGGTACTCATAACGGTGCAGTGCAAACCACATTAACTAATGGTGGCGTATTTACTAGCTCTGATGGGCAGCCAGACTTAATGTCGAATCTTGCGGTTGCAAATGCAGCAGGTTCAATTGCCTATAGTATTTATAATGTTGCAGCTGGATTGTTGCTCAATTTGGAATTAACGGCGATGGAGACTGATCAACGCGGTAAGATTGTATCAAGCCCACGTGTGATTACAGCTAATCAACATAAAGCAAAAATTGCGGCAGGTACAGAGATTCCTTACCTGCAAGCTTCAAGTAGTGGTGCTACCAACGTTGCGTTTAAGCCGGCAGTGTTGAGCTTAGAAGTGACACCACAAATTACGCCGGATGAAAAAATCATCATGGAGCTTGATATCAAGAAAGACAAAGTCGGTCAAATCTTCAATGGCGTACCGTCTATTGATACGCAGAACATCAACACCCAGGTGCTGGTAGGTAATGGTGAGACTGCTGTGTTGGGTGGTATTTTTGAGCAGATTGAGCGTGACGATGTAAGTAAAGTACCATTTTTTGGTGATCTGCCGCTTTTTGGTAATCTATTTAAGAAAAAGACTCGTCAGAATGATAAAACTGAATTATTGATTTTTATCACTCCGAAAATAGTTGATGAGCGATTAACGTTGCAATAA
- a CDS encoding pilus assembly protein PilP translates to MPLLVGGVLSAGLAGCSFEEGDDLDQYMRDATKDVKPRVKPLPEVQPYMALQYNADSTLVDPFRARKAVNKSSALQPNLNRPKEPMEAYPLESLKYVGMLSKSKLIYALLKTPDESVQQVKLGNYVGQNYGKVTQIKDGEVVLLELVQDDLTGDWVERTTSLVLQE, encoded by the coding sequence ATGCCCCTTTTAGTGGGCGGGGTGTTGAGTGCTGGGCTTGCCGGTTGTAGCTTTGAAGAAGGAGATGACCTTGATCAGTATATGCGTGATGCAACTAAAGACGTAAAACCCAGAGTAAAGCCATTGCCTGAGGTGCAGCCATATATGGCATTACAATATAACGCTGACAGTACGCTGGTTGATCCATTTCGTGCGCGTAAGGCTGTTAATAAGTCTAGCGCCTTACAACCCAACTTAAATCGACCTAAAGAGCCTATGGAGGCATACCCGCTTGAGAGCCTCAAGTATGTTGGTATGTTGTCTAAAAGTAAGTTGATCTATGCATTGCTTAAAACGCCAGATGAGTCAGTACAACAGGTTAAATTAGGTAATTATGTTGGGCAGAATTACGGCAAAGTGACACAAATTAAAGATGGTGAAGTAGTGTTGTTGGAGCTTGTGCAAGATGACCTTACCGGCGATTGGGTGGAGCGTACTACAAGTTTAGTATTGCAGGAATAA
- a CDS encoding type 4a pilus biogenesis protein PilO, producing the protein MKLEDFNNIDINNAGSLPAPMKAVLLSVVFLVLLALGYYLLLGPAMESLDTEKAKEEELRKVYFDKKSQAINLTAYQAQMVEIEKTFGALLKQLPDRSQIDGLLTDINQAGLSRGLEFELFKPGQETLAEFYAEMPISIKVTGSYHDLGAFATDISKLSRIVTLGDVFVVGKNKDAKDTKSGPNDGGLVMEAVAKTYRYLDANEIAEKRKAESEKAKAAKKGS; encoded by the coding sequence ATGAAGTTAGAAGATTTTAATAATATCGATATCAACAACGCTGGCAGTTTGCCTGCACCAATGAAAGCAGTGCTGCTGAGTGTTGTTTTTCTGGTGTTGCTCGCATTAGGTTATTACTTGCTGTTAGGCCCTGCGATGGAGTCTTTAGATACAGAAAAGGCAAAAGAGGAAGAGTTAAGGAAAGTTTACTTCGACAAAAAAAGCCAGGCGATTAATTTAACCGCATATCAAGCGCAGATGGTTGAGATTGAAAAAACATTTGGTGCGTTGCTAAAGCAGTTACCAGATCGCTCTCAAATTGATGGTTTATTAACGGATATTAATCAGGCAGGTTTAAGCCGTGGTCTAGAGTTCGAGTTGTTCAAGCCTGGGCAGGAGACTTTGGCGGAGTTTTATGCAGAGATGCCAATATCAATTAAAGTCACTGGTAGCTATCATGATCTAGGCGCTTTTGCTACCGATATCTCAAAGCTGTCACGTATTGTGACGCTGGGTGATGTGTTTGTTGTGGGCAAAAATAAAGATGCTAAAGATACGAAGTCAGGACCTAATGACGGCGGCTTGGTGATGGAGGCTGTTGCAAAGACTTATCGATATTTGGATGCGAATGAAATCGCAGAAAAACGTAAAGCTGAGAGCGAAAAAGCTAAAGCAGCTAAGAAAGGTAGCTAG
- a CDS encoding PilN domain-containing protein, producing MIRVNLLPHRQLRREAKQREFGLMALFSAIAACAILFVAYTVINSKVDSQLERNQRLNNAITKLDKEIADIKDLKEQISAMLERKQVVENLQTNRSQAVIVFDELSRQLPEGMYLKSIKQEGKVITLEGVADTNARVATLVRNFNQSTWMESPILIEIKAITVGAQKQNLFTLKVSLKTPTTEADDAGAKAKAGSARKS from the coding sequence ATGATACGCGTCAATTTATTACCACACCGTCAATTAAGGCGTGAAGCCAAACAGCGTGAGTTCGGCTTGATGGCACTGTTTTCTGCCATTGCTGCCTGCGCCATTTTGTTTGTGGCCTACACCGTTATTAATAGTAAGGTTGATTCTCAGTTGGAGCGCAATCAACGCCTTAATAACGCGATTACTAAGTTAGATAAAGAAATCGCAGATATTAAAGACTTGAAAGAGCAAATCAGCGCGATGCTTGAGCGTAAGCAAGTGGTTGAGAACTTGCAGACCAATCGTAGTCAAGCGGTGATTGTGTTTGATGAACTTAGCCGCCAGTTGCCAGAAGGCATGTATCTTAAAAGTATCAAGCAGGAAGGCAAAGTGATTACGCTGGAAGGTGTTGCTGATACTAATGCCAGAGTGGCGACATTAGTGCGTAATTTTAATCAGTCTACTTGGATGGAATCGCCTATTTTGATTGAAATTAAGGCGATTACCGTCGGTGCTCAGAAGCAAAATTTATTTACGCTTAAGGTGAGTTTAAAAACACCAACTACAGAAGCTGATGATGCAGGTGCTAAAGCGAAAGCTGGAAGTGCGAGAAAATCATGA